The Deinococcus puniceus genome segment GTGGCTGGTGCTGGTGTTCGTGCTGCTGCTGCTCTTGGCCGCAGGCGGCGCGTTCCTGTATCTCCGCAGCCTGCTCGCGCCTGCGGGGGGCGCGGCCTACACGCTGGAAATCAAGCCCGGCGACAGTCTGCCGCGCATTGCCCGTACCCTGCAAGACAAGGGCATCATCAAAAACGCCGAAGCTCTGCGCTTCGTGATGCGGCAAGACGGCACGGCGGGCAGCCTGAAAGAAGGGTTTTACGACCTCAGCGGTACACTGACTTTGCAGCAAGTGGCCGACAAATTGGCTGGCCCGGCCCGCATTCCCACCGTCAATGTCACTATTCCGGAAGGACGGCGCATCAAGGATTTGCCCGCCATTTTTGCCAAAGCAGGGTTCGACGCGGCGGCGATTCGGGCCGAACTGAACAATGCGGCGCTGAGTCCGTATGCCAATACCAACCTAGAGGGCTTCGTGTTTCCGGCCACCTACGAATTCCGTCCCGCAGAAACGCCGCGCAAGATCGTACAGACGCTGGTGGCCCGCATGAACGCCGAATTTACGCCCGCCAACGTCGCCAAAGCCAAGGCGCTGGGCCTCAGCGTGCGCGACTGGGTCATTCTGGGCAGCATGGTGCAGGCCGAGGCCGCCAACAACGCCGAAATGCCCATTATTGCCGGAGTGTTCCTGAACCGCCTGCGCGA includes the following:
- the mltG gene encoding endolytic transglycosylase MltG, which encodes MTRLGKRKTPVWVWLVLVFVLLLLLAAGGAFLYLRSLLAPAGGAAYTLEIKPGDSLPRIARTLQDKGIIKNAEALRFVMRQDGTAGSLKEGFYDLSGTLTLQQVADKLAGPARIPTVNVTIPEGRRIKDLPAIFAKAGFDAAAIRAELNNAALSPYANTNLEGFVFPATYEFRPAETPRKIVQTLVARMNAEFTPANVAKAKALGLSVRDWVILGSMVQAEAANNAEMPIIAGVFLNRLRDGIALGSDPTVAYGLGKDLPELDRSAGDFTKDTPYSTYTRQGLPAGPINNPGQAALLSVLSSERKLPDGRDAVYFLHGLDGKIYVNADYQAHLRDIARHR